Proteins encoded in a region of the Halosimplex halophilum genome:
- a CDS encoding NAD-binding protein: MDARRLVGHPRAVFVGTRAAVWLPTVVAILSFATGVANISATEVNPLIETYIQIPREVQRAAGFTGALTGFLMLLSAWGMRRRLRAAWFSTVVLLPVTALQGLAQSSRYSLPLIALSLLSLPTVLVNYRRFDRRADLSTTQLAAAAALSGTLVYGTAGAYQLREEFNNLGTLTDALYYTIVTASTVGYGDVTPASQQAKLFGMSVLVLGVASFTVALGSLLGPAIEARLSQALGTMNESDLELLDDHVVVLGYGDLTEPLLEELSTAAEFVVITPDSELAASLRTRDLHVVVGDPSDEDPQKQAGIEHARAVIAATNDDAQDALSILTARQFHPDARIVAAATDRENTEKLRRAGADAVISPAVIGGHLLVESALGDTDMEGLAERLLDVDSGDDPSGAD, from the coding sequence ATGGACGCGAGGCGGCTGGTGGGCCATCCGCGGGCGGTGTTCGTCGGGACCCGGGCAGCCGTCTGGCTGCCGACCGTCGTCGCCATCCTCTCCTTTGCCACCGGCGTCGCCAACATCAGCGCGACCGAGGTCAACCCGCTCATCGAGACCTACATCCAGATCCCCCGCGAGGTGCAGCGCGCGGCGGGCTTCACCGGCGCGCTGACCGGCTTCCTGATGCTGCTGAGCGCCTGGGGGATGCGTCGACGGCTGCGCGCGGCGTGGTTCTCGACGGTCGTCCTCCTGCCGGTGACTGCCCTCCAGGGGCTGGCCCAGTCGAGCCGCTACTCGCTGCCGCTGATCGCCCTGTCGCTGCTCTCGCTGCCGACGGTGCTGGTCAACTACCGGCGGTTCGACCGCCGGGCGGACCTCTCGACGACGCAGCTGGCCGCGGCCGCCGCGCTGTCGGGGACGCTCGTCTACGGCACCGCCGGCGCCTACCAGCTCCGCGAGGAGTTCAACAACCTGGGGACGCTGACCGACGCGCTGTACTACACCATCGTCACCGCCAGCACCGTCGGCTACGGCGACGTGACGCCCGCGAGCCAGCAGGCGAAGCTGTTCGGGATGTCTGTCCTCGTGCTCGGCGTCGCCAGTTTCACCGTCGCGCTGGGGTCGCTGCTGGGCCCCGCCATCGAAGCCCGTCTCTCCCAAGCACTCGGTACCATGAACGAATCCGACCTGGAACTCCTGGACGACCACGTCGTCGTCCTGGGCTACGGCGACCTGACCGAACCGCTGCTCGAAGAGCTCTCGACCGCCGCCGAGTTCGTCGTCATCACGCCCGACAGCGAACTGGCGGCCTCGCTGCGGACGCGGGACCTCCACGTCGTCGTCGGCGACCCCAGCGACGAGGACCCCCAGAAGCAGGCCGGGATCGAACACGCCCGCGCGGTCATCGCCGCGACCAACGACGACGCCCAGGACGCCCTGTCGATCCTCACCGCCCGGCAGTTCCACCCCGACGCCCGCATCGTCGCCGCCGCGACCGACCGCGAGAACACCGAGAAGCTCCGACGGGCCGGCGCCGACGCCGTCATCAGCCCCGCCGTCATCGGCGGCCACCTCCTCGTCGAGTCCGCGCTCGGCGACACCGACATGGAGGGGCTCGCCGAGCGGTTGCTCGACGTGGACTCCGGGGACGACCCGTCCGGCGCCGACTGA
- a CDS encoding potassium channel family protein, with protein sequence MASFPVELLFGIYLGILTGIIPGLVAWSLGFVFKYFTGVTIPGFGVVVLAVALAGVNGGLLALADPTITQSANAVTITTAILVVLMISLYAHSRGDQMGATFPKRLSLKQLRERTLAADVRGALAGRDEARVRVVGEVADMEGYPPLPDDLRAEIRDSEWTFPADLRISELEARLAERLKTEYDLGDAAVTVDERGRAAVVAAPPFSGLSKRVPDGKRAVSVNALVPTGVARNDEVTLITPDAQVRGTVVSAKTQTATAAAGPDPEAAGADDDEDGDDEAEGVPQPVRAPTTTGGEGRVTVAVTRTDAEPLLKADRARVVVESRGVRREYELLSLLRRAGRRFGRVTVGAGGPLDGATVGEANVRSAYGVAVMAVRGASGWVVAPKGSTTLSAGDEVFAVGTRGELDAFREAVA encoded by the coding sequence ATGGCATCGTTCCCGGTCGAGCTACTCTTCGGTATCTATCTCGGTATCCTGACGGGGATCATCCCGGGCCTGGTCGCGTGGTCGCTGGGGTTCGTCTTCAAGTACTTCACCGGCGTCACGATCCCCGGATTCGGTGTGGTCGTCCTCGCGGTCGCGCTGGCGGGGGTCAACGGGGGGCTGCTCGCGCTCGCCGACCCGACGATCACCCAGTCGGCCAACGCCGTGACGATCACGACCGCCATCCTCGTCGTCCTGATGATCTCGCTGTACGCCCACAGCCGCGGCGACCAGATGGGCGCGACCTTCCCCAAGCGGCTGTCGCTGAAGCAGCTGCGCGAGCGGACGCTCGCCGCGGACGTGCGCGGGGCGCTGGCCGGCCGCGACGAGGCGCGGGTCCGCGTCGTCGGCGAGGTGGCCGACATGGAGGGCTACCCCCCGCTCCCGGACGACCTCCGCGCGGAGATCCGCGACAGCGAGTGGACCTTCCCCGCGGACCTGCGCATCTCGGAGCTCGAAGCGCGGCTGGCCGAGCGCCTGAAGACCGAGTACGACCTCGGCGACGCCGCCGTCACCGTCGACGAGCGCGGGCGGGCCGCCGTCGTCGCCGCGCCCCCGTTCTCCGGGCTCTCCAAGCGGGTCCCCGACGGGAAACGGGCGGTCTCGGTGAACGCCCTCGTCCCGACGGGCGTCGCCCGCAACGACGAGGTGACGCTCATCACCCCGGACGCCCAGGTCCGCGGGACGGTCGTCAGCGCGAAGACCCAGACCGCGACGGCCGCCGCCGGGCCCGACCCGGAGGCGGCCGGCGCCGACGACGACGAGGACGGCGACGACGAGGCGGAGGGCGTCCCCCAGCCGGTACGGGCGCCGACGACGACCGGCGGCGAGGGGCGGGTCACGGTCGCGGTCACGCGGACGGACGCCGAGCCGCTGCTGAAGGCCGACCGCGCCCGCGTGGTCGTCGAGTCCCGGGGCGTCCGCCGGGAGTACGAACTGCTCAGCCTGCTCCGGCGGGCGGGCCGGCGCTTCGGCCGGGTGACCGTCGGCGCCGGCGGGCCGCTCGACGGGGCCACCGTCGGCGAGGCGAACGTCCGGAGCGCCTACGGCGTCGCCGTGATGGCGGTGCGGGGCGCGAGCGGCTGGGTCGTCGCGCCGAAGGGGTCGACGACGCTGTCGGCCGGCGACGAGGTGTTCGCCGTCGGGACCCGCGGCGAACTCGACGCCTTCCGGGAGGCGGTCGCGTGA
- a CDS encoding potassium transporter TrkA: MSGVAAVVGPGFALPAAGPGLATLVDAAVALGAGPVDLATAAVAQSGSLTERALTNAVRVLAFAVLAAGVAAAVALLYRWYVRERVPGELPALFGLSAVAVVLNTNQALGEVIAPDGSGDPLDQAGVLFHVVTFLVALAATRAGADAGDRVGSDVAVATGERAVETEVSRVVQAVGRVISVELPEEVDDIVGYDPVPAETKEKLAGKTFVFPRRLTVEELRDRLVTRLKADYAVGHVDVELADDGTVEYLAVGSRAAGIGPTLPPETAAVAVKADPAFAASAGDLVQVWRTDPFERVVTAELRGTVDDVATLAIDAADTRKLDAEAGYKLVTLPVETRPDREFASVLRAADETMAAVTVAAGSDLAGQPVGALDVTVVAVRPESGPVEPLPGRDRALAAGDAVYVVAAPEAIRKVEAAARPRDGPAPAGPAATGAALSPDEQVDPGRTVGEASTGDGPDGAGTPSEAAPAGSDAGADGETPPAESAADPLADADAPGIEALEADERDGQSNGDPSGEETGAVDETTAVDDAGSEDAGPGPDDGPDEPPAEPTREDLADLPGTDVDELTGADEAVGDVPDSSADDADSDDERDAPGDEDGTGDADEAVGDDWEPLAEPSPDEPPDDATGSDDGEGVTGPDGDGEPDGDDGEDSGGSDDSDWTVALDQRREDDE, encoded by the coding sequence GTGAGCGGCGTCGCCGCGGTCGTCGGCCCCGGGTTCGCGCTCCCCGCGGCCGGGCCCGGACTCGCGACGCTCGTCGACGCCGCGGTCGCTCTCGGCGCCGGACCCGTCGACCTCGCGACCGCGGCCGTCGCCCAGAGCGGCTCGCTCACCGAGCGGGCGCTGACGAACGCGGTACGCGTGCTCGCGTTCGCCGTCCTCGCCGCGGGCGTGGCGGCGGCCGTCGCGCTCCTCTATCGCTGGTACGTCCGCGAGCGCGTCCCCGGCGAGCTCCCCGCGCTGTTCGGACTCAGCGCCGTCGCGGTCGTCCTCAACACCAACCAGGCGCTCGGGGAGGTCATCGCGCCGGACGGGAGCGGCGACCCCCTCGACCAGGCGGGGGTCCTGTTCCACGTCGTCACATTCCTCGTCGCCCTCGCGGCGACCCGCGCGGGCGCCGACGCGGGCGACCGCGTCGGGTCGGACGTGGCCGTCGCCACCGGGGAACGGGCCGTCGAGACGGAGGTCAGCCGCGTCGTCCAGGCCGTCGGCCGCGTCATCAGCGTCGAGCTCCCCGAAGAGGTCGACGACATCGTCGGCTACGACCCCGTGCCCGCCGAGACGAAGGAGAAGCTCGCCGGCAAGACGTTCGTCTTCCCCCGCCGGCTGACCGTCGAGGAGCTGCGCGACCGCCTCGTCACCCGGCTGAAGGCCGACTACGCGGTCGGCCACGTCGACGTCGAACTCGCCGACGACGGGACCGTCGAGTACCTCGCCGTCGGCTCGCGGGCGGCCGGTATCGGCCCGACGCTCCCGCCGGAGACCGCCGCCGTCGCCGTGAAGGCCGACCCCGCGTTCGCCGCCAGCGCCGGCGACCTCGTCCAGGTGTGGCGCACGGACCCCTTCGAGCGGGTCGTCACCGCGGAACTGCGCGGGACCGTCGACGACGTGGCGACGCTGGCCATCGACGCCGCCGACACCCGCAAGCTCGACGCCGAGGCGGGCTACAAGCTGGTGACCCTCCCCGTCGAGACGCGCCCGGACCGGGAGTTCGCGTCGGTGCTCCGGGCCGCCGACGAGACGATGGCCGCCGTCACCGTCGCCGCCGGGAGCGACCTGGCCGGCCAGCCCGTCGGCGCCCTCGACGTGACCGTCGTGGCCGTCCGCCCCGAGTCGGGCCCGGTCGAACCGCTGCCCGGCCGCGACCGCGCGCTCGCCGCCGGCGACGCCGTCTACGTGGTCGCCGCGCCCGAGGCCATCCGAAAGGTCGAAGCGGCCGCGAGGCCCCGCGACGGCCCCGCTCCGGCGGGGCCCGCCGCCACCGGCGCGGCGCTGTCCCCCGACGAGCAGGTCGACCCCGGGCGGACGGTCGGCGAGGCGTCGACCGGCGACGGGCCCGACGGGGCCGGGACACCGTCGGAAGCGGCGCCGGCGGGGTCCGACGCGGGCGCGGACGGGGAGACGCCGCCCGCCGAATCGGCCGCCGACCCGCTCGCCGACGCCGACGCCCCCGGCATCGAGGCGCTCGAAGCCGACGAGCGCGACGGGCAGTCGAACGGTGACCCGAGCGGCGAGGAGACCGGGGCCGTCGACGAGACCACGGCCGTCGACGACGCCGGGTCCGAGGACGCGGGTCCCGGACCCGACGACGGACCGGACGAACCGCCCGCGGAGCCGACGCGCGAGGACCTGGCCGACCTCCCGGGGACCGACGTGGACGAGCTGACCGGGGCCGACGAGGCGGTCGGCGACGTGCCGGACTCGTCGGCTGACGACGCCGATTCGGACGACGAACGCGACGCGCCCGGGGACGAGGACGGGACCGGCGACGCCGACGAGGCCGTCGGCGACGACTGGGAGCCCCTCGCCGAGCCGAGCCCCGACGAGCCGCCGGACGACGCGACCGGATCGGACGACGGCGAGGGGGTGACCGGCCCGGACGGCGACGGGGAGCCCGACGGCGACGACGGTGAGGACAGCGGGGGATCGGACGACAGCGACTGGACGGTCGCGCTCGACCAGCGCCGCGAGGACGACGAGTAG
- a CDS encoding ubiquitin-like small modifier protein 1: MHWRLFATLAETAGDTEIAVESGAETVGDAFDALLDTHPDLESEVLDDEGDLYDHVRLLHEGRDPFAEAEGFETPVDDGDELALFPPVSGG, encoded by the coding sequence ATGCACTGGCGACTGTTCGCCACGCTCGCCGAGACGGCCGGCGACACCGAGATCGCGGTCGAGTCCGGCGCCGAGACCGTCGGCGACGCCTTCGACGCGCTCCTCGATACGCATCCCGACCTCGAATCCGAAGTGCTGGACGACGAGGGCGACCTCTACGACCACGTCCGCCTGCTCCACGAGGGCCGGGACCCGTTCGCCGAGGCGGAGGGCTTCGAGACGCCGGTCGACGATGGCGACGAACTCGCCCTCTTTCCGCCGGTCAGCGGCGGATAG
- the alaS gene encoding alanine--tRNA ligase gives MSDLEQEYRLDYFEEHGFHRKECSECGAHFWTLDGDRATCGEPPCEEYGFIDDPGFDEEMSLEETRETFLSFFEERGHERIDPYPVAANRWRDDVLLTQASIYDFQPHVTSGESPPPANPLVVSQPCIRMQDIDNVGKTGRHTMAFEMGGHHAFNADEGTDYAYEGEVYWKDQCVEHCVDLLDDVGADVEDLTLIEDPWVGGGNAGPAFEVIYRGLELATLVFMQFEQDPEGDIEMKDGNTYSQMDRRVIDTGYGIERWTWMSQGTPTVYEAVYPETIDFLKDNAGLDYSEREAEIVHRAAKLAGHMDIDEAEDMESARDNIADQLDVSTGELTDLLEPLEDIYAIADHCRTLAYMLGDNIVPSNVGTGYLARMVLRRTKRLVDNVGVDAPLDELVDMQAERLGYENRDTIRDIVRTEVEKYRETLDQGGRRVRRLADDYASKGEPIPVGELIELYDSHGIQPDMVEEIAAEKGVDVETPDDFYALVAERHGGGQAFEEEEGRPYEDRLEELPDTDRLYYEDQQRTEFEAVVLEVFEREDEGYDVVLDQTMFYPEGGGQPPDHGTLSTDDATAEVSDVQIVDGVIVHTTDEDPGKGEFVRGQIDGTRRRRLMAHHTATHIVIHSARQVLGEHVRQAGAQKGTESSRIDVSHYESVSREEVKEIEHRANDIVRSNGPVKQEWPDRHEAEDEHGFDLYQGGIPAGENIRLIHVAEDVQACGGTHVARTGDIGTIKILGTERVQDGVIRIEFAAGDAAVQATQDTEDALYEAADVLDVAPEEVPETAERFFTEWKERGKTIEGLKEELAEVRAAGSGDGEEVAVGDETAVVQRLDGDMDELRATANALVEEGKIAVLGSGRDGATFVVAVPDGSAVNAGEVVSQLARKVGGGGGGPPDFAQGGGPDAEGLDDALDEAPDVLQQVANV, from the coding sequence ATGAGCGACCTCGAACAGGAGTATCGACTCGACTACTTCGAGGAGCACGGCTTCCACCGGAAGGAGTGCTCCGAGTGTGGGGCCCACTTCTGGACGCTCGACGGGGACCGGGCGACCTGCGGCGAGCCGCCATGCGAAGAGTACGGCTTCATCGACGACCCCGGCTTCGACGAGGAGATGTCCCTCGAGGAGACCCGCGAGACCTTCCTCTCCTTCTTCGAGGAACGGGGTCACGAGCGCATCGACCCCTACCCGGTCGCGGCCAACCGCTGGCGCGACGACGTCCTCCTCACCCAGGCCTCTATCTACGACTTCCAGCCGCACGTCACCAGCGGCGAGTCCCCGCCGCCCGCGAACCCGCTGGTCGTCTCGCAACCGTGTATCCGCATGCAGGACATCGACAACGTCGGCAAGACCGGCCGCCACACGATGGCCTTCGAGATGGGCGGCCACCACGCGTTCAACGCCGACGAGGGCACCGACTACGCCTACGAGGGCGAGGTCTACTGGAAGGACCAGTGCGTCGAGCACTGCGTCGACCTGCTCGACGACGTGGGCGCCGACGTGGAGGACCTGACGCTCATCGAGGACCCCTGGGTCGGCGGCGGCAACGCCGGCCCCGCCTTCGAGGTCATCTACCGCGGACTCGAACTCGCGACGCTCGTGTTCATGCAGTTCGAGCAGGATCCGGAAGGGGACATCGAGATGAAAGACGGCAACACGTACAGTCAGATGGACCGCCGGGTCATCGACACCGGCTACGGCATCGAGCGCTGGACGTGGATGTCCCAGGGCACCCCCACCGTCTACGAGGCCGTCTACCCCGAGACCATCGACTTCCTGAAGGACAACGCCGGCCTGGACTACTCCGAGCGCGAGGCGGAGATCGTCCACCGCGCCGCGAAGCTCGCGGGCCACATGGACATCGACGAGGCCGAGGACATGGAGTCGGCCCGCGACAACATCGCCGACCAGCTCGACGTGAGTACGGGCGAACTCACCGACCTGCTCGAACCCCTCGAAGACATCTACGCCATCGCCGACCACTGCCGGACGCTCGCGTACATGCTCGGGGACAACATCGTCCCCTCGAACGTCGGCACGGGCTATCTCGCCCGGATGGTCCTCCGGCGCACCAAGCGCCTCGTCGACAACGTCGGCGTCGACGCGCCGCTGGACGAGCTCGTCGACATGCAGGCCGAGCGGCTGGGCTACGAGAACCGCGACACGATACGGGACATCGTCCGCACCGAGGTCGAGAAGTACCGCGAGACGCTCGACCAGGGCGGCCGCCGCGTCCGCCGGCTCGCCGACGACTACGCGAGCAAGGGCGAACCCATCCCGGTCGGCGAACTCATCGAGCTGTACGACTCCCACGGCATCCAGCCGGACATGGTCGAGGAGATCGCCGCCGAGAAGGGCGTCGATGTGGAGACGCCGGACGACTTCTACGCGCTCGTGGCCGAACGCCACGGCGGCGGCCAGGCCTTCGAGGAGGAAGAGGGTCGCCCCTACGAGGACCGGCTGGAGGAACTTCCGGACACCGACCGCCTCTACTACGAGGACCAGCAGCGCACGGAGTTCGAGGCCGTCGTCCTGGAGGTCTTCGAGCGCGAGGACGAGGGCTACGACGTGGTGTTGGACCAGACGATGTTCTACCCCGAGGGCGGTGGCCAGCCGCCGGACCACGGGACGCTGTCGACCGACGACGCGACCGCGGAGGTCTCGGACGTGCAGATCGTCGACGGGGTCATCGTCCACACGACGGACGAGGACCCCGGGAAAGGCGAGTTCGTCCGCGGCCAGATCGACGGCACGCGGCGCCGCCGGCTGATGGCCCACCACACCGCGACGCACATCGTCATCCACAGCGCCCGGCAGGTGCTCGGCGAGCACGTCCGCCAGGCCGGCGCCCAGAAGGGCACCGAGTCCTCCCGGATCGACGTGAGCCACTACGAGTCGGTCTCCCGCGAGGAGGTCAAGGAGATCGAGCACCGCGCCAACGACATCGTCCGCTCGAACGGGCCGGTCAAACAGGAGTGGCCCGACCGCCACGAGGCCGAGGACGAACACGGCTTCGACCTCTACCAGGGCGGGATCCCCGCCGGCGAGAACATCCGGCTCATCCACGTCGCCGAGGACGTGCAGGCCTGCGGGGGCACCCACGTCGCCCGCACCGGCGACATCGGGACGATCAAGATCCTCGGCACCGAGCGCGTCCAGGACGGCGTCATCCGCATCGAGTTCGCCGCCGGCGACGCCGCCGTCCAGGCCACCCAGGACACCGAGGACGCCCTCTACGAGGCCGCCGACGTGCTCGACGTGGCCCCCGAGGAAGTGCCCGAGACGGCCGAGCGGTTCTTCACCGAGTGGAAGGAGCGCGGCAAGACCATCGAGGGGCTCAAGGAGGAACTCGCCGAGGTCCGCGCGGCGGGGTCGGGCGACGGCGAGGAGGTCGCGGTCGGCGACGAGACGGCCGTCGTCCAGCGCCTCGACGGCGACATGGACGAACTGCGCGCCACGGCGAACGCCCTCGTCGAGGAAGGGAAGATCGCAGTGCTCGGCTCCGGCCGCGACGGCGCGACGTTCGTCGTCGCCGTCCCCGACGGCTCGGCGGTCAACGCCGGCGAGGTCGTGAGCCAGCTGGCGCGGAAGGTCGGCGGCGGCGGCGGCGGCCCGCCCGACTTCGCCCAGGGCGGCGGCCCCGACGCCGAGGGCCTCGACGACGCGCTGGACGAGGCGCCCGACGTGCTCCAGCAGGTCGCGAACGTCTGA
- a CDS encoding DUF4382 domain-containing protein gives MKRALLALATALLVVTAGCAATPGTGTPSADGDGTGDGATDGGTDDTSADAGTVNFYVSDEPNDMDDFEHLNVTITTVRFHLVDAANGSSDGNTSVANATATPVNETATANGTATPANGTVADEEDDADDEDEREDDKREEEEMDDDDDESGDGRWVTRDVNATSVDLSQLRGANATLLEQFDLPAGEYDKVHMEVGDINATLKNGEDQRVKLPSEKLQLNSEFTVENGSEVDFVYDVSVHKAGNSGKYILKPVVSESGTEVDIERVDDDDDERSIQAAFDGNVTAGENVTVVVTENGTALANATVSVDDGATGATDADGEYVVSVPSDAEELEVEVEDGDAEAELEAEFEEGDDDDDDGDGPGEGAGDGGDD, from the coding sequence ATGAAGCGCGCGCTCCTCGCGCTCGCGACGGCGCTACTGGTCGTGACCGCGGGCTGTGCGGCCACGCCCGGGACGGGGACGCCGTCCGCCGACGGTGACGGCACCGGCGACGGCGCCACGGACGGGGGCACCGACGACACGTCGGCGGACGCGGGCACCGTCAACTTCTACGTGAGCGACGAGCCCAACGACATGGACGACTTCGAACACCTGAACGTCACGATCACGACGGTCAGGTTCCACCTGGTCGACGCCGCCAACGGCTCGTCGGACGGGAACACGTCCGTCGCGAACGCGACGGCGACACCCGTCAACGAGACGGCGACGGCCAACGGAACGGCGACGCCCGCGAACGGCACGGTGGCCGACGAGGAGGACGACGCTGACGACGAGGACGAGCGAGAGGACGACAAGCGCGAAGAGGAGGAGATGGACGACGATGACGACGAGAGCGGGGACGGCCGCTGGGTCACCCGCGACGTGAACGCGACGAGCGTCGACCTCTCGCAGCTCCGCGGCGCGAACGCGACGCTGCTGGAGCAGTTCGACCTCCCCGCGGGCGAGTACGACAAGGTCCACATGGAGGTCGGCGACATCAACGCGACCCTGAAGAACGGCGAGGATCAGCGAGTCAAGCTCCCCAGCGAGAAACTCCAGCTCAACTCGGAGTTCACCGTCGAGAACGGCTCCGAGGTCGACTTCGTCTACGACGTGTCCGTCCACAAGGCCGGCAACAGCGGGAAGTACATCCTCAAGCCGGTCGTCAGCGAGTCGGGCACCGAGGTCGACATCGAGCGCGTCGACGATGACGACGACGAGCGGTCCATCCAGGCCGCCTTCGACGGCAACGTCACCGCCGGCGAGAACGTCACCGTGGTCGTGACCGAGAACGGGACGGCGCTCGCGAACGCGACGGTTAGCGTCGACGACGGCGCGACCGGCGCGACCGACGCCGACGGTGAGTACGTCGTGTCCGTCCCGAGCGACGCCGAGGAGCTCGAAGTCGAGGTCGAGGACGGCGACGCCGAGGCCGAACTCGAAGCCGAGTTCGAGGAAGGCGACGACGATGACGATGACGGGGACGGACCCGGTGAAGGTGCCGGGGACGGCGGGGACGACTGA
- a CDS encoding phosphate-starvation-inducible PsiE family protein: protein MVPDEGGGDDAEVGAAEEPPPLADRYAAVTGRFVHGVELAAASVFALLFAIGVADLALQIAGAIRSGAITDPLVVIGFIDTGLLLLIIVEVYQTVIAYTRENDTRRIVRLVVYTGVIAMVRKAIIFRTGEYATTTDALLAAVAYTVIIGGLVALLYVEGAYSGRLLAGGE from the coding sequence ATGGTGCCAGACGAGGGGGGCGGTGACGACGCCGAGGTGGGGGCGGCCGAGGAGCCGCCGCCGCTCGCGGACCGGTACGCGGCGGTCACCGGTCGGTTCGTTCACGGGGTGGAACTGGCGGCGGCGTCGGTGTTCGCGCTCCTGTTCGCCATCGGCGTCGCCGACCTGGCGCTCCAGATCGCCGGGGCGATCCGGTCGGGCGCGATCACGGACCCGCTGGTCGTGATCGGCTTCATCGACACCGGGCTGCTCCTGTTGATCATCGTGGAGGTGTACCAGACGGTGATCGCCTACACGCGGGAGAACGACACCCGGCGGATCGTCCGGCTGGTGGTCTACACGGGCGTCATCGCGATGGTCCGGAAGGCGATCATCTTCCGCACCGGCGAGTACGCGACGACGACCGACGCGCTGCTGGCCGCGGTCGCCTACACCGTCATCATCGGCGGCCTCGTCGCGCTCCTGTACGTGGAGGGGGCCTACAGCGGACGACTGCTCGCCGGCGGGGAGTGA
- the rnz gene encoding ribonuclease Z: MRVTFLGTSGAVPTTQRNTSALVVNRDGDRLLFDCGEGTQRQMMRFGTGFAVDHLFVTHLHGDHVLGIPGLVQTFDFNDREAPLAIHAPHGTRGGIEDLVHAAGNDPAFPVRINQVGPGDTVLDREEYQIRAVRTDHRTSSVGYALVEDDRKGRFDREKAEEELGIPPGPKYSKLHRGEPVEHDGRTVKPEEVVGPPRPGRTLVYTGDTRPTDAVAAAAEDADLLVHDATFASDWADRARETAHSTAREAAAIADRAGAKRLALTHISTRYAGDPSPIEREAREHFDGDAWIPDDGERLEVPFPDADDDEDSED; the protein is encoded by the coding sequence ATGCGCGTGACGTTTCTCGGCACGAGCGGCGCGGTCCCGACCACCCAGCGCAACACGAGCGCGCTGGTGGTCAACAGGGACGGCGACCGCCTCCTCTTCGACTGCGGCGAGGGCACCCAGCGCCAGATGATGCGCTTCGGCACCGGGTTCGCTGTCGACCACCTCTTCGTCACGCACCTCCACGGGGACCACGTCCTCGGTATCCCCGGTCTCGTCCAGACGTTCGACTTCAACGACCGCGAGGCGCCACTCGCCATCCACGCCCCCCACGGCACCCGCGGGGGGATCGAGGACCTCGTCCACGCCGCCGGCAACGACCCCGCCTTCCCCGTCCGGATCAATCAGGTCGGCCCCGGCGACACCGTCCTCGACCGCGAGGAGTACCAGATCCGGGCGGTCCGCACCGACCACCGCACCAGCTCGGTCGGCTACGCCCTCGTCGAGGACGACCGCAAGGGCCGCTTCGACCGCGAGAAGGCCGAGGAGGAACTGGGCATCCCGCCCGGCCCCAAGTACTCGAAGCTCCACCGCGGCGAGCCCGTCGAACACGACGGCCGGACCGTCAAGCCGGAGGAGGTCGTCGGCCCGCCCCGCCCCGGTCGGACCCTGGTCTACACCGGCGACACTCGACCGACCGACGCCGTCGCCGCCGCCGCCGAGGACGCCGACCTGCTCGTCCACGACGCCACGTTCGCGAGCGACTGGGCCGACCGCGCGCGGGAGACCGCCCACTCCACCGCCCGCGAGGCCGCCGCCATCGCCGACCGCGCCGGCGCGAAACGGCTCGCGCTGACCCACATCTCCACGCGCTACGCCGGCGACCCCTCCCCCATCGAACGCGAGGCCCGCGAGCACTTCGACGGCGACGCCTGGATCCCCGACGACGGCGAGCGGCTCGAAGTGCCCTTCCCCGATGCGGACGACGACGAAGACTCCGAAGATTGA
- a CDS encoding CDP-alcohol phosphatidyltransferase family protein: MGDGGASTHEMDIDWRARAGEVWTVPNLISLSRLPLVAGIVLAPESPVRYVLFALVVLSDGVDGWVARRLDQTTELGALLDPALDKLTALVLVAALYPATGLDLAYLAFFFARDAFVVALVPLVPVLAFETEKVKARLPGKVVTNLQFLAIVAMLVPAVTATEALLWALGVASAVAVVDYTVFIAREQTDRPWVHDWRGVAVAAVAVAAAFAAVVRLLLADQLAEALAALTALATLA; this comes from the coding sequence ATGGGCGACGGCGGAGCATCCACCCACGAGATGGACATCGACTGGCGGGCGCGGGCGGGCGAGGTGTGGACCGTCCCGAACCTGATCTCCCTCTCGCGGCTCCCCCTGGTCGCGGGGATCGTCCTCGCGCCCGAGTCGCCGGTCCGCTACGTCCTGTTCGCGCTGGTCGTCCTCTCGGACGGCGTGGACGGCTGGGTGGCCCGCCGGCTCGACCAGACCACCGAACTCGGCGCCCTGCTCGACCCGGCGCTGGACAAACTCACCGCGCTGGTACTGGTCGCCGCCCTCTACCCGGCGACGGGGCTGGACCTCGCGTACCTCGCCTTCTTCTTCGCGCGGGACGCCTTCGTCGTGGCGCTGGTGCCGCTCGTGCCCGTCCTCGCCTTCGAGACCGAGAAGGTGAAAGCGCGGCTGCCGGGGAAGGTCGTCACGAACCTGCAGTTCCTGGCGATCGTGGCGATGCTCGTCCCCGCCGTGACCGCGACCGAGGCGCTGCTGTGGGCGCTGGGCGTCGCCTCCGCCGTCGCGGTCGTCGACTACACGGTCTTCATCGCGCGCGAGCAGACCGACCGCCCGTGGGTCCACGACTGGCGCGGGGTCGCCGTCGCGGCCGTCGCCGTCGCCGCGGCCTTCGCGGCCGTCGTCCGGCTGCTGCTGGCCGACCAGCTCGCCGAGGCGCTGGCGGCGCTGACGGCGCTCGCGACGCTGGCCTGA